The genomic interval TCggcacaaaacatcgaacaaTTTGGCTGtcagtggtggtgttttttaaCAGATAAATAACGTAGCTGTCGTTATAACAgtcattttcataatttaacCAGCCCGCAGGTTCTAAGGCATCCATGATGCTGTGATTGTGTGAATGGGAACACCGGTGCTTCGATGCATGAGACACTTAGCGCTAATACAGATGAGTGAAAGCACTTCAGAAACGCTCCACACAACGTGATCATTCCCGTCCATAAACAAAGTTCATCTTCATTATTTCTAATCAACCCTCCTTTGTTTTTGGCTCTTCCCCTTTTTCACTCCATTTCCTGTAAGTTCCGGTTTTAAATATGCCACACTGCCACCTagtgtacatacacatacaagtATTGCCCCTTCACAAACCCTGCAGTCTTGTAGCGTTCCTCTGTACATGCCCGCGAGGTCTGCCAGGTCCCCAAGGCCGTAAGGTGTCCCGTTTCTCATTTAGGGCTTCTAAAGGATGCTCACAAGTGCTCTCGAAGTGCCCTTACCACACCATTTTGAGAAACCCACACTGAAACGGACTCTTTAATGCTTCTTGATCAAACCAACTCAGTTACTCAATTTACTGTATGCTCATTGTCCTACATGTCTGATTTCGCAACGGTACATCGTTTACGTGTTATGCAGTTGATTATGAACTCCATCGGTCTCTGACTGGAAAACGGAGCTTAATATGTTATTGGTTATCACGCCGCAACTATTATCTCTATTTCTCATATAATCAGCACGAGGATCCGAGTGAGGAATGATTGCAATTACTGGACTCTCTGTCATTATCAGCGAAGGGCGAGCACTACACTGAAACCCAGCCAGAATATAATCGAGTCTTGAGGACCGTCCGAAATGCTCGCTTTTACGTTCTCAAGCGCACGATCGCTCGCACATCGTGGATGCATGGACTTGGATGGCTTAGGGTACCGTTTGGGACGATGAATTTGGGTCAGAACCGAGCCTTGCAACTTTATATTTACGTTATCCAAGTGCGACAACCCAACAGTCCCAACAAGACCCAACAGCGGCGGATTTGTCCGATCATCAGCCCGATGCCGGAGCCATTGAGGTACACCTGCCCCAGCTTCATCCGCATTTGTGGGCGTCAACAGGAAATTGCAAccaacactgattttttttctacatctaTTTATGGTTGTTTATTGGTTGTCCtatagagggagagagggagggagggagggactaTGCATACACCAAATGTGTGCTCAAAATACACCTATGCTTGTATTCCATCGCTAACAATAAAGCAAGAGGTGTTTGTTAGCTTCTCGCTCTGTTCAACGAATGAGATatttcccaaccctggtcctggagtaatGTAGGACCTCCTGAGAAAAACTTACATCAGTCCTCCATCTGACTTCACTCCAACTCTCCTGAGCCCATGTGATCCAGAGCCTACATGTAACTCTACCGTCTGCCAAATCTCAGATTTCCacccctggtcctggagaacccttTGTCCTGCACGtgtaagtgttttccctgctctaacacgcTCACTTTAAGTCAGAGAGCGATGTTAATTCGCTGATTCATCACAAACACACGGGAattccaggaccagggttgggaacctgttcCCGAAATAGTTCACACCCTGATCCTTAGAGCACCCCTGGGAGTGTCGCTGCTCTCACACGCCTGATTCAACTAATCGTTTAATTAAGACACTATTTCAGagttgtgggtgtgtgagagcaggAAAAGGTACAGGGCAAAGGGGTATTCCGGGACCAGCTGTATGTTCAGAGCCACACCTTGTTCACCAGAGCACTGTTTCACCATTTTGTTGTCTGGTATGAAACTGTAATAGGTTAATAACCTGATGATGTATTcagatatattgatatatattttttgtctaagCTTTCTTGccattaataaaagaaaatccccacggaaaggaagaaagaaaaaagtgtttattatattataaagaaGCGTTGCTTGCCCTTTTGTCAAGGCTGAATGAAAAGCGTTTTTGGGATAATTTGGGATAAACACTAGGTATTAGAAaggttatattttttaaaaaaaaattcaattgttTCACATTGAgcatgttgcatttttttttttttaaacaaaatgagcTTATAGCctaaaccagtggttttcaaagtgtgggccgccagggggcgcccgaggggcctcaacaatttggtgtgaaaaataaattctcactctcagacaaccacacacacacacacacacacaatcaattcctaatgtaatgtaatgtaaagatgtaagatgtaattattaatatatatatataaaaatggggatatattcagaagtctgtatttttaatgtgttttaaagacatcttgcaaaagtgGGGCCTCgggcaaatgttaatgccatttggtggaccttgccctggaaaagtttggaacCCCTGGCCTAAACCTCATTTAATTTTTCCCCAATAGGCCTAAATTTCTGTCCAGAATTTGTCACGTCCTGCCTGGCTACAGAAAGATCTGACATTAGATAGGATTGGACATATAGCTGGGTTTTCAAAGGTGGCAGGAAAATCTGTATAGAAAGTATTTTTCTTACAATTCTGTAGGCAAACAATCACACCGCAAAGACGAAGGGAAGCTCTGAAAATGACCCTGGCACCAGCTGAgcgtctgtgtggagtttctcagcatgttctccccgtgtcctcctggtgctccggtttcctcccacctaaCCAAAGCCTGCCAGTAGGTGGACGAgataagataaattgcccctaggtgctaatggtgaatgtgtgtgcgcatatggtgccctgtgatggactggcatcccgtTTAGAGTGttttcccacctcacacccgtggtgttcctgggataggctccaaatcGACAGCGAAGCCGATCAGGATGAAGCGTTTTCTGAAAACGAAGGAGTTTGTAGTTAAACGCAGTGcttggttttatttatacccTTTGGCATCCTATATTCAGAGTAGGCTATCATACGTAAGGAACGTTATTAtccattctttcattttgttcCAACTAAGGAATGAGTGTGGAACGCTGaaaatatatatcataataCAAAAACACCTGAAACATTCACTATAGTCACTATGTCCTAACGTAGTGATGATGAATTCAGAGAATCTTTCATCATtactttattctaatattgtaTGAACAAAGAAAACTGGGTATCATTGACTACATGATAAGATGTCGACCTGAGTAACATTGTAGAATTCGTTTCAGTTTCCCAACCCTGGGCCTGGAGTAACCCCTGTCCTGTATATTcgagtgttttccctgctccaaCACACTCATGTCCAGTCAGGAAGGGCTGTTAATGAGCTGATTAGGTGAATTAATTAGGTGTGCTGGGAGCAGAGAAAACACTCAAATATGCAGGATAAGAGATTttcgttcgcctcacgcctccagggtcgggggttcgattcccaccgtggccctgtgtgtgcggagtttgcacgttctccccgtgctgcgggggtttcctccgggtactccggtttccttccccagtccaaagacatgcatggtaggctgattggcgtgtccaaagtgtccgtagtgtatgaatgggtgtgtgagtgtgtatgtgattgtgccctgcgatggattggcaccctgtccagggtgtaccccgccttgtgcccgatgctccctgggataggctccaggttcccccgtgaccctgaaaaggataaagcggtatagaagatggatggatggatggatggatggatggatatcactAACTGCACTGGAGAGGGAGTGAAGCCATCATGCACATTCCACCAATCAGAACGCGAGCTCTGCATCCAGACCTTTACCGTGGAGTTGTCTTGGTCTTAAAGCATCAGTCTTAATGCAGGACGGTCGACTTTTCTGTGCTTCTCTGAATACAAACTGAGCTTTGTTGAAAGTTTAATGAGGGACTCGGATGTGCAAGGAAAGGGTTGCGCTTCAGGGGATTCATTAAACCCACGCATCATATGTTTCATTTAGAGGAGTTGCGTGTTTTTCTGGGTCCGAGCTCTGCATTTTTACAGTAATGGCCATCAATACAGACGCCGAGTTTGAGAGGAGTGCGATGGGCGAGAGCGGCGGCGGcagcggaggaggaggaggaggagaaggaggcgGCGGCGGCGCGGCGGAATTCGGAGACACGCAGAAACTTCTCGGCGTCGTCGTGGGCGACGGTAAAGACGGACTCGGGAGCTGTTCCGACTCACGCCGGCCGAGCGTCAAGTCTCTGAAGTCTCTGAGATCCCTGAACGTAGAGCAGAACAGCTACAAGTCCACAGGGACCGGAAGTGTGCAGTCCCTGCCGCGCTCTCCCGCACCGGAGCGCACCGAGCCCGAGCCACGCAGCTACATGTGGCTCGCGCTCTTCTCCTGCTTCTGTCCCGCACTGCCGCTCAACGCCATCGCGCTGTACTTCTCCCACGCGGTGAGTCTCCCATCACCCTAATGACCCTCACAGCCAGGTACCACACCCTAGGTGTGCTTCCTTTACTcgaaccaaacaaacaaacaaacaaacaaacaaatatataaaacctGTTGAACGTATATACGAGATGCTATATTTTAGTATTAGTCCAGAAAcgtgaattttttttccaaatgagtgtcaatatttcaatattttaaatacaaaataatttgcatatcatgtattgatttattttcataatattattttttttcgtgGTCAATTAGGCTATTTATTGAGTTATTTTAAGCATAAAAACACAGTTCAACAAATTctatacatataaacacacacacacacacacacacacacacacacacacacacaagcacagaccTGTAAACTCATACAGGATGCCGGTCAAGTCTAGTAGGACAGgagaaaagtaaacacaaacaaacaaacaaacaaacaaaccaaagctTTTATGTACAGAACTGTCTCAATAGGCCTATAGTCCACCATTTTCGTCTGTACCCAGATTTAGTAACCTAAACGTCAATAAACGCACAGTTAATGATGTCAGATGTAATGGTGTTACATGCGTCCGTAATGTGCTGATGCAAATGTTCAACATTCTTACTTTTACCTGCGCTTTCAAATGGACTTCGATTTCCTGTGAGgaagtattgttgttgttgttgttgttgttagtagtagtagcagtagtagtagttctTGCTTGCTCAGATTCATCGTAGTCtgtaaaaatatcaaaaaaaaaaatcatccatccTACGATTCTGGACCCAGCtacgcatacacacaaacatagtcTGTATACACAAACGTATACACACACTTGGGCCATCTACGTATCCAAATGCATAGCCTACATGCATGTCCATGTGTAGATGGACTCTTATAAAGACAACAGTGATAATAATATTGTACAAACCCGTGCGTTGAAACTGTATGGATCATGGATATATTTTGGATGAGCGTCTATCTACAGTACGCCAGGCTTTCATTTCAGATCTACAGTGCATGAACGTAGCAAGGAATTGTAACTTGGAACTTTTGAGAAGGCAGGGCGATGAAGCAAATTCCAGAAAACGCTGGATCGTTCCGGATCGACCCTTACGTTTCAAGAAATAAGGTTTACCATTATTCagcatggtttaaaaaaacgtCGAGCtgaattttttcattttgagcAATCTAGTGAAGTGTATGCTGTGTAGTTGATGGAGTTGGGATAAAattgtaaatgattaaaaactaGACGTGTTTTTACGTCACAAGCTGTCGATTTGTTATTACGTATTatgagtgggttttttttttttttgtatgtagaCGGGCTAAATGAAAAGCATGAGTAAAGATTGCTTTTGGTTTCtcttagaaaaataaataaataaagtttgtcCCTGTCGGGATGTCGAAACCCAAGTAGACGCTGGCTAGGACGTCAAGAACCCTTATATCATGCTAGAGGAACTAAAGGgtttatttcatgtttatttttttaaatgcaatacTTTTTACATGCTGTCCAATCTTCTGGAGAATCTGAACATCTCACTCTTATCTACACGCTTATGaggttgtgtctgtgtgtttgtgggacAGTCCCACTCCATGACCCAGGCTAATGATTATGATGGCGCTAGAAGACTGGGCCGGCGTTCGCTGCTCTTCAGTGTCCTGGCCATTGCTGTGGGTCTGAGTATAATCCTTTATCTAGCGATCACAGGTAAATACACAAACGCACGATCATGCAAATCCACACCAATAACGCATACCACCTCCATCTACCACATATCTCTATtgccctttctctttctgtgttcCCTAGAGAGCTGATGTGGTGGACTCTAGAACACCTTTATGTCACGGACGATCGGCCGGGTGTGGTGGCACGTCCTTCTGAGGGCGTGAACAGCGTCCTTGAGATCTGAAAGGTCTACAATATCTTGCACTACAATTACAAAATACATGTTATGCCTTATCGTATCTCGGGCAAGTATGGATTTCTCGTGCATGCTTCGTCTCCGTCCTCCGAGATAGCAGACAACGTCTGCGTGGGGCGTGTCTTATTTGACGGGCGCGGCCAAATAAACTGTCATGAGCTGAAATCTGCCAATAAAGCTTGAAAAGCAGagcaaaaaaacatatatatatataatatgcacaGTAATTCTATGGACTAGAAGCATTTCTATGAATTCTATAGATTTTCGTAACTGTTTAAATTCAAATTTAGGcgtgttatttgttttttaatcctcataaaagttacatttggaaaaggaaaaaaaaacagtctatgCTCTGTGTGGTTAAAGTATGcataattacaataatttatttaataatctaTAACCATATATAATCATCACAGTCTGCTGCTATGGATTTCATTGGTATTTGCTTCTTTTGTTCAACACACCTGCTGGATTAAGAgatcatttcttcttcttcttcttcttcttcttttaaactCTGACAAGCACAGTGTTTATGACAAATCACCAACTGAGCCACGGGTGAggcttattttttaaatgtgtttaatatgGTTTTATGGGGAAAATAAGCGATAGGAAGGTGGCTGGTCCGCATCCTGTGCCATTTACGCGATGCttctatgtttaaaaaaaaacaaataaaaatctcgAGTCCtttgtagatttttttcatCGTAATACATGCAAATGAGGTGTCAACATTGTACGAAGCATCAGATCGATTGAGACATGTTTGATTTCCATGCATTTCCAAGCACATTTCTTGCACGTCTTCAAAATAAACATGCCTGGTTAATCGACGTGTGTTTATTTGAATTGTGCTTCATGAATCTAGATCGCAATCCCATAACCCCAAGTGCTACTCTAAAATAAGATCCTACTGACATACGTATCCATTAAAATGATGGGGAAAAATGTCGAAACGTTCCTAAAATCGACACCGTTGTATTCTCAGCTCGTACGATTTtaccttaaaaaaagaaaacctgcgCAGAATCCTGTCGGATGTGTTCCGCGTGTGAGCTTGGGTGAGGGAAAATCAGGTGAAAAGTCATCCAGGACTGAGAAACCCAGAGAtcagaggagacagagacagaggcgAGTCCGGTAATCGATACGCTCTCTCTGTAAGTGCACTACTTTCATATGTCTGTGCATTTAGTCATTACCAGCTTCCATGTGCATTTAGTCATTACCAGCTACAAAGCCAGCAAGGCATGGATGGCTAAGGCAGGCTTTCCCATCAGAAACTAGAGCTGTCTTGTTCTCGTGCCGCACGATTATCACATAAAATATCTTTCGACTGAGTGGTTAAACCAATGAAAGAGCATGCAGAGGAAACGCAAGCTCGTAATACAACCAGTAaagaatatattattaattattacacacagtatattGTTAGAATGCTATTATCATCGTGGAAGGCTTGCTGGTAGGTTTTCAGGTATCAGTATCAATCACCGATCATCATCAAGAAAGGGTTTTTGGATTATACAAGGTCTGCGTGTATGCACTTAGAAATGATCTCCTGAACTTTTATCTTGTTGCCCTGTGAACATTTCTCATGATGGAGCGAAGGTCATGTAGCAGGTTCCTGTAGGCCCTAAAACCACAGAACCGCCCGCTGAAGGTTTTAGAGCTACTAAAATCCATAAAGAATCTTGATTTTCTTTAATGCGTATGTGGGTGTTCGTAAGCGGAGATAACGATAAAAGCACACACCTTGGTATAAAAGGCTTTGCTGATGGAGGACCATAGACTGGTATTAATAGCTGGATGTACAGTACGTTTCTAATCCAGTGTCAGATCTTTGTacatcagttatttattttaaaaaataataataataataattacatactAGTAATGTTTATGTGGAGACCCTTTATGGTCTTTAACACATTCTCGGGAGCGGTGTTAAATCTGCTACTGATGACTACAAGGATTTTACATTTCTCGAGTGCTGTGGTCTGACATGGTGTTCCCCAGCTATTCTCTTCCATGCGCCTCTCAACCATCTACCAAACGTATTCTGATACAACTAATATATGATCTTTTAAAGAGCGCAGAGACTCTGTAGAGAGAAACTGTACACAGTTATGGACGTTATACGGACTGTTATATCTATTATAATGATTGCGCCTATTGTATGAAGCGTTTACGCAACAGCGGTGTGCGATTGTCGGTTTTGTCGTGGCAGGACGACATTAATAACAACGTAActtcaaacaaaattaagcTGAGAGGCTATCACGCTTGACTTCGCTATCATGTAATGAAGTTTTAGAGAAACCCATAATCATCCAGCGTACAATCTAGCAGCTTGCTGTGAGTGGTTTTAGCTGTACCTGTGTTCAGGCCTGAAAATAGCCCAAAATCATGCACTGGGAAAGAGAGAtacgtttttcttcttttactcAGCCTTTGAGtgggaaacaaggtcac from Ictalurus furcatus strain D&B chromosome 18, Billie_1.0, whole genome shotgun sequence carries:
- the trarg1b gene encoding trafficking regulator of GLUT4 (SLC2A4) 1b; this encodes MAINTDAEFERSAMGESGGGSGGGGGGEGGGGGAAEFGDTQKLLGVVVGDGKDGLGSCSDSRRPSVKSLKSLRSLNVEQNSYKSTGTGSVQSLPRSPAPERTEPEPRSYMWLALFSCFCPALPLNAIALYFSHASHSMTQANDYDGARRLGRRSLLFSVLAIAVGLSIILYLAITGKYTNARSCKSTPITHTTSIYHISLLPFLFLCSLES